In Bos indicus x Bos taurus breed Angus x Brahman F1 hybrid chromosome 1, Bos_hybrid_MaternalHap_v2.0, whole genome shotgun sequence, a single window of DNA contains:
- the PCBP3 gene encoding poly(rC)-binding protein 3 isoform X1, with translation MHFWSLMLRREIPTPCRPWEASDTIWAPSVLPDGALGTLSHHPQLHFGRKMESKVSEGGLNVTLTIRLLMHGKEVGSIIGKKGETVKKMREESGARINISEGNCPERIVTITGPTDAIFKAFAMIAYKFEEDIINSMSNSPATSKPPVTLRLVVPASQCGSLIGKGGSKIKEIRESTGAQVQVAGDMLPNSTERAVTISGTPDAIIQCVKQICVVMLESPPKGATIPYRPKPASTPVIFAGGQVRADPLAASTANLSLLLQPPPLPAYTIQGQYAIPHPDQLTKLHQLAMQQTPFPPLGQTNPAFPGEKLPLHSSEEAQNLMGQSSGLDASPPASTHELTIPNDLIGCIIGRQGTKINEIRQMSGAQIKIANATEGSSERQITITGTPANISLAQYLINARLTSEVTGMGAL, from the exons GTGACACCATCTGGGCCCCATCTGTCCTTCCTGACGGCGCCCTCGGCACCCTGAGCCACCACCCCCAGCTGCATTTTGGAAGAAAGATGGAGTCCAAGGTCTCGGAAGGCGGCCTGAACGTGACGCTGACCATCCGCCTGCTGATGCATGGAAAG GAAGTTGGCAGCATTATCGGAAAG AAAGGAGAGACCGTGAAGAAGATGCGTGAGGAG AGCGGGGCAAGAATCAACATCTCAGAGGGAAACTGCCCAGAGAGAATTGTGACCATCACGGGCCCCACGGACGCCATCTTCAAGGCCTTTGCCATGATTGCCTACAAGTTTGAAGAG gacatCATCAACTCCATGAGCAACAGTCCGGCCACCAGCAAGCCTCCGGTGACGCTGAGGCTGGTGGTCCCTGCTAGCCAGTGCGGGTCCCTGATTGGCAAAGGCGGCTCCAAGATCAAAGAGATCAGGGAG TCCACAGGTGCCCAGGTCCAGGTGGCCGGGGACATGCTGCCCAACTCCACAGAGCGGGCAGTGACCATCTCGGGGACCCCGGACGCCATCATCCAGTGTGTCAAGCAGATCTGTGTGGTCATGCTGGAG TCCCCACCGAAAGGTGCCACCATTCCCTACCGCCCAAAGCCCGCCTCCACCCCTGTCATTTTTGCAGGTGGTCAGGTAAGAGCCGACCCGCTCGCGGCCTCCACTGCCAACCTCAGCCTTTTACTGCAGCCCCCGCCGCTGCCC gcctACACGATCCAGGGACAGTACGCCATCCCCCACCCAGAT CAGTTGACCAAGCTCCACCAGCTGGCCATGCAGCAAACCCCCTTTCCTCCCCTCGGACAGACCAACCCCGCTTTCCCCG GAGAAAAGCTGCCTTTACACTCCTCCGAAGAAGCTCAAAATCTGATGGGCCAGTCGTCAG GTCTGGACGCCAGCCCCCCGGCCAGCACTCACGAGCTCACCATTCCCAATGAT CTAATAGGCTGCATAATTGGACGCCAAGGGACCAAAATCAATGAAATTCGACAGATGTCTGGAGCGCAGATCAAAATCGCCAACGCCACAGAGGGGTCATCAGAGCGCCAGATCACCATCACGGGGACCCCAGCCAACATCAGCCTTGCCCAGTACCTCATCAACGCCAG GCTGACGTCCGAGGTCACCGGAATGGGCGCGCTCTAA
- the PCBP3 gene encoding poly(rC)-binding protein 3 isoform X7: MHFWSLMLRREIPTPCRPWEASDTIWAPSVLPDGALGTLSHHPQLHFGRKMESKVSEGGLNVTLTIRLLMHGKEVGSIIGKKGETVKKMREESGARINISEGNCPERIVTITGPTDAIFKAFAMIAYKFEEDIINSMSNSPATSKPPVTLRLVVPASQCGSLIGKGGSKIKEIRESTGAQVQVAGDMLPNSTERAVTISGTPDAIIQCVKQICVVMLESPPKGATIPYRPKPASTPVIFAGGQAYTIQGQYAIPHPDQLTKLHQLAMQQTPFPPLGQTNPAFPGEKLPLHSSEEAQNLMGQSSGLDASPPASTHELTIPNDLIGCIIGRQGTKINEIRQMSGAQIKIANATEGSSERQITITGTPANISLAQYLINARLTSEVTGMGAL; the protein is encoded by the exons GTGACACCATCTGGGCCCCATCTGTCCTTCCTGACGGCGCCCTCGGCACCCTGAGCCACCACCCCCAGCTGCATTTTGGAAGAAAGATGGAGTCCAAGGTCTCGGAAGGCGGCCTGAACGTGACGCTGACCATCCGCCTGCTGATGCATGGAAAG GAAGTTGGCAGCATTATCGGAAAG AAAGGAGAGACCGTGAAGAAGATGCGTGAGGAG AGCGGGGCAAGAATCAACATCTCAGAGGGAAACTGCCCAGAGAGAATTGTGACCATCACGGGCCCCACGGACGCCATCTTCAAGGCCTTTGCCATGATTGCCTACAAGTTTGAAGAG gacatCATCAACTCCATGAGCAACAGTCCGGCCACCAGCAAGCCTCCGGTGACGCTGAGGCTGGTGGTCCCTGCTAGCCAGTGCGGGTCCCTGATTGGCAAAGGCGGCTCCAAGATCAAAGAGATCAGGGAG TCCACAGGTGCCCAGGTCCAGGTGGCCGGGGACATGCTGCCCAACTCCACAGAGCGGGCAGTGACCATCTCGGGGACCCCGGACGCCATCATCCAGTGTGTCAAGCAGATCTGTGTGGTCATGCTGGAG TCCCCACCGAAAGGTGCCACCATTCCCTACCGCCCAAAGCCCGCCTCCACCCCTGTCATTTTTGCAGGTGGTCAG gcctACACGATCCAGGGACAGTACGCCATCCCCCACCCAGAT CAGTTGACCAAGCTCCACCAGCTGGCCATGCAGCAAACCCCCTTTCCTCCCCTCGGACAGACCAACCCCGCTTTCCCCG GAGAAAAGCTGCCTTTACACTCCTCCGAAGAAGCTCAAAATCTGATGGGCCAGTCGTCAG GTCTGGACGCCAGCCCCCCGGCCAGCACTCACGAGCTCACCATTCCCAATGAT CTAATAGGCTGCATAATTGGACGCCAAGGGACCAAAATCAATGAAATTCGACAGATGTCTGGAGCGCAGATCAAAATCGCCAACGCCACAGAGGGGTCATCAGAGCGCCAGATCACCATCACGGGGACCCCAGCCAACATCAGCCTTGCCCAGTACCTCATCAACGCCAG GCTGACGTCCGAGGTCACCGGAATGGGCGCGCTCTAA
- the PCBP3 gene encoding poly(rC)-binding protein 3 isoform X4 has product MGEGDTIWAPSVLPDGALGTLSHHPQLHFGRKMESKVSEGGLNVTLTIRLLMHGKEVGSIIGKKGETVKKMREESGARINISEGNCPERIVTITGPTDAIFKAFAMIAYKFEEDIINSMSNSPATSKPPVTLRLVVPASQCGSLIGKGGSKIKEIRESTGAQVQVAGDMLPNSTERAVTISGTPDAIIQCVKQICVVMLESPPKGATIPYRPKPASTPVIFAGGQVRADPLAASTANLSLLLQPPPLPAYTIQGQYAIPHPDLTKLHQLAMQQTPFPPLGQTNPAFPGEKLPLHSSEEAQNLMGQSSGLDASPPASTHELTIPNDLIGCIIGRQGTKINEIRQMSGAQIKIANATEGSSERQITITGTPANISLAQYLINARLTSEVTGMGAL; this is encoded by the exons GTGACACCATCTGGGCCCCATCTGTCCTTCCTGACGGCGCCCTCGGCACCCTGAGCCACCACCCCCAGCTGCATTTTGGAAGAAAGATGGAGTCCAAGGTCTCGGAAGGCGGCCTGAACGTGACGCTGACCATCCGCCTGCTGATGCATGGAAAG GAAGTTGGCAGCATTATCGGAAAG AAAGGAGAGACCGTGAAGAAGATGCGTGAGGAG AGCGGGGCAAGAATCAACATCTCAGAGGGAAACTGCCCAGAGAGAATTGTGACCATCACGGGCCCCACGGACGCCATCTTCAAGGCCTTTGCCATGATTGCCTACAAGTTTGAAGAG gacatCATCAACTCCATGAGCAACAGTCCGGCCACCAGCAAGCCTCCGGTGACGCTGAGGCTGGTGGTCCCTGCTAGCCAGTGCGGGTCCCTGATTGGCAAAGGCGGCTCCAAGATCAAAGAGATCAGGGAG TCCACAGGTGCCCAGGTCCAGGTGGCCGGGGACATGCTGCCCAACTCCACAGAGCGGGCAGTGACCATCTCGGGGACCCCGGACGCCATCATCCAGTGTGTCAAGCAGATCTGTGTGGTCATGCTGGAG TCCCCACCGAAAGGTGCCACCATTCCCTACCGCCCAAAGCCCGCCTCCACCCCTGTCATTTTTGCAGGTGGTCAGGTAAGAGCCGACCCGCTCGCGGCCTCCACTGCCAACCTCAGCCTTTTACTGCAGCCCCCGCCGCTGCCC gcctACACGATCCAGGGACAGTACGCCATCCCCCACCCAGAT TTGACCAAGCTCCACCAGCTGGCCATGCAGCAAACCCCCTTTCCTCCCCTCGGACAGACCAACCCCGCTTTCCCCG GAGAAAAGCTGCCTTTACACTCCTCCGAAGAAGCTCAAAATCTGATGGGCCAGTCGTCAG GTCTGGACGCCAGCCCCCCGGCCAGCACTCACGAGCTCACCATTCCCAATGAT CTAATAGGCTGCATAATTGGACGCCAAGGGACCAAAATCAATGAAATTCGACAGATGTCTGGAGCGCAGATCAAAATCGCCAACGCCACAGAGGGGTCATCAGAGCGCCAGATCACCATCACGGGGACCCCAGCCAACATCAGCCTTGCCCAGTACCTCATCAACGCCAG GCTGACGTCCGAGGTCACCGGAATGGGCGCGCTCTAA
- the PCBP3 gene encoding poly(rC)-binding protein 3 isoform X5 has protein sequence MHFWSLMLRREIPTPCRPWEASDTIWAPSVLPDGALGTLSHHPQLHFGRKMESKVSEGGLNVTLTIRLLMHGKEVGSIIGKKGETVKKMREESGARINISEGNCPERIVTITGPTDAIFKAFAMIAYKFEEDIINSMSNSPATSKPPVTLRLVVPASQCGSLIGKGGSKIKEIRESTGAQVQVAGDMLPNSTERAVTISGTPDAIIQCVKQICVVMLESPPKGATIPYRPKPASTPVIFAGGQVRADPLAASTANLSLLLQPPPLPAYTIQGQYAIPHPDQLTKLHQLAMQQTPFPPLGQTNPAFPGLDASPPASTHELTIPNDLIGCIIGRQGTKINEIRQMSGAQIKIANATEGSSERQITITGTPANISLAQYLINARLTSEVTGMGAL, from the exons GTGACACCATCTGGGCCCCATCTGTCCTTCCTGACGGCGCCCTCGGCACCCTGAGCCACCACCCCCAGCTGCATTTTGGAAGAAAGATGGAGTCCAAGGTCTCGGAAGGCGGCCTGAACGTGACGCTGACCATCCGCCTGCTGATGCATGGAAAG GAAGTTGGCAGCATTATCGGAAAG AAAGGAGAGACCGTGAAGAAGATGCGTGAGGAG AGCGGGGCAAGAATCAACATCTCAGAGGGAAACTGCCCAGAGAGAATTGTGACCATCACGGGCCCCACGGACGCCATCTTCAAGGCCTTTGCCATGATTGCCTACAAGTTTGAAGAG gacatCATCAACTCCATGAGCAACAGTCCGGCCACCAGCAAGCCTCCGGTGACGCTGAGGCTGGTGGTCCCTGCTAGCCAGTGCGGGTCCCTGATTGGCAAAGGCGGCTCCAAGATCAAAGAGATCAGGGAG TCCACAGGTGCCCAGGTCCAGGTGGCCGGGGACATGCTGCCCAACTCCACAGAGCGGGCAGTGACCATCTCGGGGACCCCGGACGCCATCATCCAGTGTGTCAAGCAGATCTGTGTGGTCATGCTGGAG TCCCCACCGAAAGGTGCCACCATTCCCTACCGCCCAAAGCCCGCCTCCACCCCTGTCATTTTTGCAGGTGGTCAGGTAAGAGCCGACCCGCTCGCGGCCTCCACTGCCAACCTCAGCCTTTTACTGCAGCCCCCGCCGCTGCCC gcctACACGATCCAGGGACAGTACGCCATCCCCCACCCAGAT CAGTTGACCAAGCTCCACCAGCTGGCCATGCAGCAAACCCCCTTTCCTCCCCTCGGACAGACCAACCCCGCTTTCCCCG GTCTGGACGCCAGCCCCCCGGCCAGCACTCACGAGCTCACCATTCCCAATGAT CTAATAGGCTGCATAATTGGACGCCAAGGGACCAAAATCAATGAAATTCGACAGATGTCTGGAGCGCAGATCAAAATCGCCAACGCCACAGAGGGGTCATCAGAGCGCCAGATCACCATCACGGGGACCCCAGCCAACATCAGCCTTGCCCAGTACCTCATCAACGCCAG GCTGACGTCCGAGGTCACCGGAATGGGCGCGCTCTAA
- the PCBP3 gene encoding poly(rC)-binding protein 3 isoform X3, with the protein MGEGDTIWAPSVLPDGALGTLSHHPQLHFGRKMESKVSEGGLNVTLTIRLLMHGKEVGSIIGKKGETVKKMREESGARINISEGNCPERIVTITGPTDAIFKAFAMIAYKFEEDIINSMSNSPATSKPPVTLRLVVPASQCGSLIGKGGSKIKEIRESTGAQVQVAGDMLPNSTERAVTISGTPDAIIQCVKQICVVMLESPPKGATIPYRPKPASTPVIFAGGQVRADPLAASTANLSLLLQPPPLPAYTIQGQYAIPHPDQLTKLHQLAMQQTPFPPLGQTNPAFPGEKLPLHSSEEAQNLMGQSSGLDASPPASTHELTIPNDLIGCIIGRQGTKINEIRQMSGAQIKIANATEGSSERQITITGTPANISLAQYLINARLTSEVTGMGAL; encoded by the exons GTGACACCATCTGGGCCCCATCTGTCCTTCCTGACGGCGCCCTCGGCACCCTGAGCCACCACCCCCAGCTGCATTTTGGAAGAAAGATGGAGTCCAAGGTCTCGGAAGGCGGCCTGAACGTGACGCTGACCATCCGCCTGCTGATGCATGGAAAG GAAGTTGGCAGCATTATCGGAAAG AAAGGAGAGACCGTGAAGAAGATGCGTGAGGAG AGCGGGGCAAGAATCAACATCTCAGAGGGAAACTGCCCAGAGAGAATTGTGACCATCACGGGCCCCACGGACGCCATCTTCAAGGCCTTTGCCATGATTGCCTACAAGTTTGAAGAG gacatCATCAACTCCATGAGCAACAGTCCGGCCACCAGCAAGCCTCCGGTGACGCTGAGGCTGGTGGTCCCTGCTAGCCAGTGCGGGTCCCTGATTGGCAAAGGCGGCTCCAAGATCAAAGAGATCAGGGAG TCCACAGGTGCCCAGGTCCAGGTGGCCGGGGACATGCTGCCCAACTCCACAGAGCGGGCAGTGACCATCTCGGGGACCCCGGACGCCATCATCCAGTGTGTCAAGCAGATCTGTGTGGTCATGCTGGAG TCCCCACCGAAAGGTGCCACCATTCCCTACCGCCCAAAGCCCGCCTCCACCCCTGTCATTTTTGCAGGTGGTCAGGTAAGAGCCGACCCGCTCGCGGCCTCCACTGCCAACCTCAGCCTTTTACTGCAGCCCCCGCCGCTGCCC gcctACACGATCCAGGGACAGTACGCCATCCCCCACCCAGAT CAGTTGACCAAGCTCCACCAGCTGGCCATGCAGCAAACCCCCTTTCCTCCCCTCGGACAGACCAACCCCGCTTTCCCCG GAGAAAAGCTGCCTTTACACTCCTCCGAAGAAGCTCAAAATCTGATGGGCCAGTCGTCAG GTCTGGACGCCAGCCCCCCGGCCAGCACTCACGAGCTCACCATTCCCAATGAT CTAATAGGCTGCATAATTGGACGCCAAGGGACCAAAATCAATGAAATTCGACAGATGTCTGGAGCGCAGATCAAAATCGCCAACGCCACAGAGGGGTCATCAGAGCGCCAGATCACCATCACGGGGACCCCAGCCAACATCAGCCTTGCCCAGTACCTCATCAACGCCAG GCTGACGTCCGAGGTCACCGGAATGGGCGCGCTCTAA
- the PCBP3 gene encoding poly(rC)-binding protein 3 isoform X9 — MHFWSLMLRREIPTPCRPWEASDTIWAPSVLPDGALGTLSHHPQLHFGRKMESKVSEGGLNVTLTIRLLMHGKEVGSIIGKKGETVKKMREESGARINISEGNCPERIVTITGPTDAIFKAFAMIAYKFEEDIINSMSNSPATSKPPVTLRLVVPASQCGSLIGKGGSKIKEIRESTGAQVQVAGDMLPNSTERAVTISGTPDAIIQCVKQICVVMLESPPKGATIPYRPKPASTPVIFAGGQAYTIQGQYAIPHPDQLTKLHQLAMQQTPFPPLGQTNPAFPGLDASPPASTHELTIPNDLIGCIIGRQGTKINEIRQMSGAQIKIANATEGSSERQITITGTPANISLAQYLINARLTSEVTGMGAL, encoded by the exons GTGACACCATCTGGGCCCCATCTGTCCTTCCTGACGGCGCCCTCGGCACCCTGAGCCACCACCCCCAGCTGCATTTTGGAAGAAAGATGGAGTCCAAGGTCTCGGAAGGCGGCCTGAACGTGACGCTGACCATCCGCCTGCTGATGCATGGAAAG GAAGTTGGCAGCATTATCGGAAAG AAAGGAGAGACCGTGAAGAAGATGCGTGAGGAG AGCGGGGCAAGAATCAACATCTCAGAGGGAAACTGCCCAGAGAGAATTGTGACCATCACGGGCCCCACGGACGCCATCTTCAAGGCCTTTGCCATGATTGCCTACAAGTTTGAAGAG gacatCATCAACTCCATGAGCAACAGTCCGGCCACCAGCAAGCCTCCGGTGACGCTGAGGCTGGTGGTCCCTGCTAGCCAGTGCGGGTCCCTGATTGGCAAAGGCGGCTCCAAGATCAAAGAGATCAGGGAG TCCACAGGTGCCCAGGTCCAGGTGGCCGGGGACATGCTGCCCAACTCCACAGAGCGGGCAGTGACCATCTCGGGGACCCCGGACGCCATCATCCAGTGTGTCAAGCAGATCTGTGTGGTCATGCTGGAG TCCCCACCGAAAGGTGCCACCATTCCCTACCGCCCAAAGCCCGCCTCCACCCCTGTCATTTTTGCAGGTGGTCAG gcctACACGATCCAGGGACAGTACGCCATCCCCCACCCAGAT CAGTTGACCAAGCTCCACCAGCTGGCCATGCAGCAAACCCCCTTTCCTCCCCTCGGACAGACCAACCCCGCTTTCCCCG GTCTGGACGCCAGCCCCCCGGCCAGCACTCACGAGCTCACCATTCCCAATGAT CTAATAGGCTGCATAATTGGACGCCAAGGGACCAAAATCAATGAAATTCGACAGATGTCTGGAGCGCAGATCAAAATCGCCAACGCCACAGAGGGGTCATCAGAGCGCCAGATCACCATCACGGGGACCCCAGCCAACATCAGCCTTGCCCAGTACCTCATCAACGCCAG GCTGACGTCCGAGGTCACCGGAATGGGCGCGCTCTAA
- the PCBP3 gene encoding poly(rC)-binding protein 3 isoform X6, with the protein MHFWSLMLRREIPTPCRPWEASDTIWAPSVLPDGALGTLSHHPQLHFGRKMESKVSEGGLNVTLTIRLLMHGKEVGSIIGKKGETVKKMREESGARINISEGNCPERIVTITGPTDAIFKAFAMIAYKFEEDIINSMSNSPATSKPPVTLRLVVPASQCGSLIGKGGSKIKEIRESTGAQVQVAGDMLPNSTERAVTISGTPDAIIQCVKQICVVMLESPPKGATIPYRPKPASTPVIFAGGQVRADPLAASTANLSLLLQPPPLPAYTIQGQYAIPHPDLTKLHQLAMQQTPFPPLGQTNPAFPGLDASPPASTHELTIPNDLIGCIIGRQGTKINEIRQMSGAQIKIANATEGSSERQITITGTPANISLAQYLINARLTSEVTGMGAL; encoded by the exons GTGACACCATCTGGGCCCCATCTGTCCTTCCTGACGGCGCCCTCGGCACCCTGAGCCACCACCCCCAGCTGCATTTTGGAAGAAAGATGGAGTCCAAGGTCTCGGAAGGCGGCCTGAACGTGACGCTGACCATCCGCCTGCTGATGCATGGAAAG GAAGTTGGCAGCATTATCGGAAAG AAAGGAGAGACCGTGAAGAAGATGCGTGAGGAG AGCGGGGCAAGAATCAACATCTCAGAGGGAAACTGCCCAGAGAGAATTGTGACCATCACGGGCCCCACGGACGCCATCTTCAAGGCCTTTGCCATGATTGCCTACAAGTTTGAAGAG gacatCATCAACTCCATGAGCAACAGTCCGGCCACCAGCAAGCCTCCGGTGACGCTGAGGCTGGTGGTCCCTGCTAGCCAGTGCGGGTCCCTGATTGGCAAAGGCGGCTCCAAGATCAAAGAGATCAGGGAG TCCACAGGTGCCCAGGTCCAGGTGGCCGGGGACATGCTGCCCAACTCCACAGAGCGGGCAGTGACCATCTCGGGGACCCCGGACGCCATCATCCAGTGTGTCAAGCAGATCTGTGTGGTCATGCTGGAG TCCCCACCGAAAGGTGCCACCATTCCCTACCGCCCAAAGCCCGCCTCCACCCCTGTCATTTTTGCAGGTGGTCAGGTAAGAGCCGACCCGCTCGCGGCCTCCACTGCCAACCTCAGCCTTTTACTGCAGCCCCCGCCGCTGCCC gcctACACGATCCAGGGACAGTACGCCATCCCCCACCCAGAT TTGACCAAGCTCCACCAGCTGGCCATGCAGCAAACCCCCTTTCCTCCCCTCGGACAGACCAACCCCGCTTTCCCCG GTCTGGACGCCAGCCCCCCGGCCAGCACTCACGAGCTCACCATTCCCAATGAT CTAATAGGCTGCATAATTGGACGCCAAGGGACCAAAATCAATGAAATTCGACAGATGTCTGGAGCGCAGATCAAAATCGCCAACGCCACAGAGGGGTCATCAGAGCGCCAGATCACCATCACGGGGACCCCAGCCAACATCAGCCTTGCCCAGTACCTCATCAACGCCAG GCTGACGTCCGAGGTCACCGGAATGGGCGCGCTCTAA
- the PCBP3 gene encoding poly(rC)-binding protein 3 isoform X2: protein MHFWSLMLRREIPTPCRPWEASDTIWAPSVLPDGALGTLSHHPQLHFGRKMESKVSEGGLNVTLTIRLLMHGKEVGSIIGKKGETVKKMREESGARINISEGNCPERIVTITGPTDAIFKAFAMIAYKFEEDIINSMSNSPATSKPPVTLRLVVPASQCGSLIGKGGSKIKEIRESTGAQVQVAGDMLPNSTERAVTISGTPDAIIQCVKQICVVMLESPPKGATIPYRPKPASTPVIFAGGQVRADPLAASTANLSLLLQPPPLPAYTIQGQYAIPHPDLTKLHQLAMQQTPFPPLGQTNPAFPGEKLPLHSSEEAQNLMGQSSGLDASPPASTHELTIPNDLIGCIIGRQGTKINEIRQMSGAQIKIANATEGSSERQITITGTPANISLAQYLINARLTSEVTGMGAL from the exons GTGACACCATCTGGGCCCCATCTGTCCTTCCTGACGGCGCCCTCGGCACCCTGAGCCACCACCCCCAGCTGCATTTTGGAAGAAAGATGGAGTCCAAGGTCTCGGAAGGCGGCCTGAACGTGACGCTGACCATCCGCCTGCTGATGCATGGAAAG GAAGTTGGCAGCATTATCGGAAAG AAAGGAGAGACCGTGAAGAAGATGCGTGAGGAG AGCGGGGCAAGAATCAACATCTCAGAGGGAAACTGCCCAGAGAGAATTGTGACCATCACGGGCCCCACGGACGCCATCTTCAAGGCCTTTGCCATGATTGCCTACAAGTTTGAAGAG gacatCATCAACTCCATGAGCAACAGTCCGGCCACCAGCAAGCCTCCGGTGACGCTGAGGCTGGTGGTCCCTGCTAGCCAGTGCGGGTCCCTGATTGGCAAAGGCGGCTCCAAGATCAAAGAGATCAGGGAG TCCACAGGTGCCCAGGTCCAGGTGGCCGGGGACATGCTGCCCAACTCCACAGAGCGGGCAGTGACCATCTCGGGGACCCCGGACGCCATCATCCAGTGTGTCAAGCAGATCTGTGTGGTCATGCTGGAG TCCCCACCGAAAGGTGCCACCATTCCCTACCGCCCAAAGCCCGCCTCCACCCCTGTCATTTTTGCAGGTGGTCAGGTAAGAGCCGACCCGCTCGCGGCCTCCACTGCCAACCTCAGCCTTTTACTGCAGCCCCCGCCGCTGCCC gcctACACGATCCAGGGACAGTACGCCATCCCCCACCCAGAT TTGACCAAGCTCCACCAGCTGGCCATGCAGCAAACCCCCTTTCCTCCCCTCGGACAGACCAACCCCGCTTTCCCCG GAGAAAAGCTGCCTTTACACTCCTCCGAAGAAGCTCAAAATCTGATGGGCCAGTCGTCAG GTCTGGACGCCAGCCCCCCGGCCAGCACTCACGAGCTCACCATTCCCAATGAT CTAATAGGCTGCATAATTGGACGCCAAGGGACCAAAATCAATGAAATTCGACAGATGTCTGGAGCGCAGATCAAAATCGCCAACGCCACAGAGGGGTCATCAGAGCGCCAGATCACCATCACGGGGACCCCAGCCAACATCAGCCTTGCCCAGTACCTCATCAACGCCAG GCTGACGTCCGAGGTCACCGGAATGGGCGCGCTCTAA
- the PCBP3 gene encoding poly(rC)-binding protein 3 isoform X10, whose translation MHFWSLMLRREIPTPCRPWEASDTIWAPSVLPDGALGTLSHHPQLHFGRKMESKVSEGGLNVTLTIRLLMHGKEVGSIIGKKGETVKKMREESGARINISEGNCPERIVTITGPTDAIFKAFAMIAYKFEEDIINSMSNSPATSKPPVTLRLVVPASQCGSLIGKGGSKIKEIRESTGAQVQVAGDMLPNSTERAVTISGTPDAIIQCVKQICVVMLESPPKGATIPYRPKPASTPVIFAGGQAYTIQGQYAIPHPDLTKLHQLAMQQTPFPPLGQTNPAFPGLDASPPASTHELTIPNDLIGCIIGRQGTKINEIRQMSGAQIKIANATEGSSERQITITGTPANISLAQYLINARLTSEVTGMGAL comes from the exons GTGACACCATCTGGGCCCCATCTGTCCTTCCTGACGGCGCCCTCGGCACCCTGAGCCACCACCCCCAGCTGCATTTTGGAAGAAAGATGGAGTCCAAGGTCTCGGAAGGCGGCCTGAACGTGACGCTGACCATCCGCCTGCTGATGCATGGAAAG GAAGTTGGCAGCATTATCGGAAAG AAAGGAGAGACCGTGAAGAAGATGCGTGAGGAG AGCGGGGCAAGAATCAACATCTCAGAGGGAAACTGCCCAGAGAGAATTGTGACCATCACGGGCCCCACGGACGCCATCTTCAAGGCCTTTGCCATGATTGCCTACAAGTTTGAAGAG gacatCATCAACTCCATGAGCAACAGTCCGGCCACCAGCAAGCCTCCGGTGACGCTGAGGCTGGTGGTCCCTGCTAGCCAGTGCGGGTCCCTGATTGGCAAAGGCGGCTCCAAGATCAAAGAGATCAGGGAG TCCACAGGTGCCCAGGTCCAGGTGGCCGGGGACATGCTGCCCAACTCCACAGAGCGGGCAGTGACCATCTCGGGGACCCCGGACGCCATCATCCAGTGTGTCAAGCAGATCTGTGTGGTCATGCTGGAG TCCCCACCGAAAGGTGCCACCATTCCCTACCGCCCAAAGCCCGCCTCCACCCCTGTCATTTTTGCAGGTGGTCAG gcctACACGATCCAGGGACAGTACGCCATCCCCCACCCAGAT TTGACCAAGCTCCACCAGCTGGCCATGCAGCAAACCCCCTTTCCTCCCCTCGGACAGACCAACCCCGCTTTCCCCG GTCTGGACGCCAGCCCCCCGGCCAGCACTCACGAGCTCACCATTCCCAATGAT CTAATAGGCTGCATAATTGGACGCCAAGGGACCAAAATCAATGAAATTCGACAGATGTCTGGAGCGCAGATCAAAATCGCCAACGCCACAGAGGGGTCATCAGAGCGCCAGATCACCATCACGGGGACCCCAGCCAACATCAGCCTTGCCCAGTACCTCATCAACGCCAG GCTGACGTCCGAGGTCACCGGAATGGGCGCGCTCTAA